A single region of the Thermotoga profunda AZM34c06 genome encodes:
- the smpB gene encoding SsrA-binding protein SmpB — protein MQIVAINKKARDYEILETYEAGIELKGTEVKSLREKNVSFKDSFCRIKDGEIYLLNLHISPYRFANRFNHDPERPRKLLLHKKEIKKLTGKLSTTGLTLIPTKIYFNDKGIAKIEVALAKGRKQYDKREEIKKKEIDKKIKSFMKYGGR, from the coding sequence CTGCAAATAGTTGCCATCAACAAAAAAGCACGGGACTATGAGATATTAGAAACATACGAAGCCGGAATAGAATTGAAAGGTACGGAAGTGAAATCACTCAGAGAGAAAAATGTGTCCTTTAAGGACTCTTTCTGCCGCATTAAAGATGGTGAAATATATCTTCTGAACTTGCACATCAGTCCCTACAGATTTGCGAACAGGTTCAACCATGACCCAGAAAGACCAAGGAAACTCCTACTTCATAAGAAAGAGATTAAAAAACTGACTGGTAAACTCAGCACAACTGGTTTAACTCTCATACCGACCAAGATTTATTTCAACGATAAAGGCATCGCTAAAATTGAGGTAGCATTGGCAAAGGGTAGAAAACAGTATGACAAGCGTGAGGAAATAAAGAAAAAGGAAATCGATAAGAAAATCAAATCTTTCATGAAATATGGAGGAAGATAG
- a CDS encoding YraN family protein, translating to MLNWKQAEERAVSYLRRKGFKILERNYRTRFGEIDIIARYRKYLVFVEVKSGLSDYLPRTRVDLRKMQNIQLAANDYIMNNPQEYSGYRIDVIEVTEKGIEHFEGVQP from the coding sequence ATGCTTAACTGGAAACAAGCAGAAGAGAGAGCAGTTTCATACCTACGTCGAAAGGGTTTCAAGATACTGGAACGCAATTACAGAACCAGGTTTGGCGAAATAGACATCATAGCGAGGTATAGAAAATACCTCGTTTTTGTTGAGGTTAAGAGCGGATTGAGTGATTACCTACCAAGAACAAGAGTAGACCTTAGAAAAATGCAAAACATTCAACTCGCTGCAAATGACTACATCATGAATAATCCCCAAGAGTACTCTGGGTATAGAATAGATGTGATAGAAGTAACTGAAAAGGGTATAGAACATTTTGAAGGTGTACAGCCATAA
- the gatC gene encoding Asp-tRNA(Asn)/Glu-tRNA(Gln) amidotransferase subunit GatC: MIKIDETLIKHLEALAAIELTPEQRKSIEKDMREILAYMELLNEVNVSLTEPMYTPIENPVELREDIARESDCVDLIKSNFPKERSGHIVVPGIHA; the protein is encoded by the coding sequence GTGATTAAGATCGATGAAACTTTGATAAAACATCTCGAAGCTTTGGCAGCTATTGAATTGACACCTGAACAACGTAAATCTATCGAGAAAGATATGCGTGAGATTCTCGCTTACATGGAACTTTTGAATGAAGTAAATGTGAGCCTTACTGAACCAATGTATACACCAATAGAGAATCCTGTTGAATTGCGCGAAGATATCGCCAGGGAATCAGATTGTGTAGATCTGATAAAATCCAATTTTCCAAAAGAGCGGTCGGGACATATAGTTGTTCCGGGGATACATGCTTAA
- the csrA gene encoding carbon storage regulator CsrA: MLVISRKIGESFMVGDDIEIKILKIEGAEVKIGISAPLYVKIYRSEIYQKIVQENKIAAQTNVDNLKGVIPGD; this comes from the coding sequence CTGTTAGTCATATCCAGAAAAATTGGTGAAAGTTTCATGGTTGGTGATGATATAGAAATCAAAATATTGAAGATAGAAGGAGCAGAGGTGAAGATCGGTATCAGTGCTCCTTTATATGTTAAAATATACAGGTCTGAAATATATCAAAAGATCGTGCAGGAAAACAAAATCGCAGCTCAGACAAATGTCGACAACCTCAAAGGAGTGATACCGGGTGATTAA
- the fliW gene encoding flagellar assembly protein FliW, whose product MLYKTKFGDMDINDDQIITFENGIPGFPNLRKFILLARESDNPIHWLVSLENEFVAFPIVNPWIVCVDYSLNLSHLDIQELNIENQSDLNIWAILTIKDDPSQATINLLAPIVVNLKNRKAKQIIQEESNYSVRHLVKDEVEKSKKIIENSKTGSG is encoded by the coding sequence ATGTTATACAAAACCAAATTCGGTGATATGGATATCAACGACGACCAGATTATTACTTTTGAAAATGGTATACCGGGTTTTCCAAACCTGAGAAAATTCATACTCTTGGCTCGCGAAAGTGATAATCCAATCCATTGGCTTGTGTCTTTAGAAAATGAATTTGTGGCATTTCCTATTGTGAATCCATGGATTGTGTGTGTAGATTATTCGCTGAATCTTTCTCATTTAGATATCCAAGAACTGAATATCGAAAATCAATCAGATCTCAACATCTGGGCGATATTGACGATAAAGGATGATCCAAGTCAGGCTACGATCAACTTACTTGCCCCAATTGTGGTAAACTTAAAAAACAGAAAAGCCAAACAGATCATCCAGGAGGAGAGCAATTACTCAGTAAGACATCTTGTTAAAGACGAGGTGGAAAAAAGCAAAAAGATAATTGAAAATAGCAAGACAGGGAGTGGATGA